The Sandaracinobacteroides saxicola nucleotide sequence AGCTGTTGCAATATGATGACGTGATGAACGACCAGCGCAAGGTGGTGTATGAGCAGCGCGCCGACATCATGGACAGCGCCAAGGTGAGCGATGTGGTGCTGGACATGCGGCGCGACACGGTGGTGGACATCGTGGAGACGCATTGCCCGCCGGGGACCTATCCCGAGCAGTGGGACGTGGCGGCGCTGAAGGAGGCGCTGGCGACGCAGGTCAACCTGGACGTGCCCGTTGAGGACTGGGTGAAGGAAGAGGCGGTTGACCAGGAGATTTTCACCGACCGGCTGAACGCGCTGCTGGACGAGAAGATCGAGGCGAAGGCGGCGGCGCTGCCCGAGGAAAGCTGGTTGCAGATCGAGAAGAATTTCCTGCTGCAAAGCCTGGACCATCATTGGAAGGAGCATCTGGCGACGCTGGATGCGCTGCGGCAGGTGGTGCACCTGCGGGCGTACGCTCAGAAGACGCCGATCAACGAGTATAAGTCCGAGGCGTTCGCGCTGTTCGAGCGGATGCTAAAGGCGACGCGCGAGGATGTGACGCGGATGCTGGCGTTTGCGGAATTCAACTGGAACCCGGAACCGATGGCGATGCCGGACATGCCGGATTTCCTGAAGCTGGATGGCGGGGCGCAGACCAGTGGTCCGATGTTCGGGGCGGGGTCTCTGTTGGGCGGGGCGCCGGGTGCCGGGGTGTTCGCCATGGGCGATGCGCTGAGTTCGGATGAGCTGGCGGCAGCGGAAGCGGTGGCGGATCAGTTCGGGCCGGATTTCGTGGCGGCTGATCCCGAGAGCTGGCAGCGGACGGTGGCGCGCAACGCGGCCTGCCCGTGCGGGTCGGGCAAGAAGTTCAAGCATTGCCATGGGATCAGGGCATAGATTTTGTTGCCATGGGATCAGGACGTAGGCGCCCTGGTCAGGGCAGCCTGAAGCGGTCGCCGGCAAGCGCCAGGATGGCGATCCAGAACCAGGCGAACATCATGGTGGTGCCGCCGATGGGGGCCAGCGCCGCGATCCAGCGCGGGGCGCCGAGCGCCAGCGCATAGAGGTCCGCGGCGAAGATCAGGCTGCCCAGCGCGAGGCCGAGTGCGCCATAATGGGTGGCGCGGTCGGAGCGCCAGCCGAGCAGGGCGAAGACCGCGGCGACGTGCGGCAGCTGGAACAGCACGCCGGTCATGATCCAGTCCCGCGCCTGGCCGGGGGGGATGCCGTGCGCGGCGAAGGTGCCGACGGTCAGCGCCAGCATGGCGTTGAAGGCGGCGAGGGCGGGGATGAGGCGGGTCATGCGGCGCTTCGGGCGTGCAGGCGCAGCGCCAGTTCGGTGAGCAGCAGCGGCCCGATCCAGTAGAGCCAGATGCCGACGGCGATGGCCTGGTCTCCGAACGGGACGAGGAGCGGGGTCTGTTGCGCGAGACGGCAGAAGACGAAGGTCCAGGTGAGGACGGCGCTGCGGATCATCCAGCGGCGGTGGGAGGCGATGCGGTGCCGGGTGGCGCGGCGCCAGGCGATGCCGGCGACGAGGATCCAGACGACGGAGAGCGTGCCGGTGGCCAGGGCGATGCCGTTGGCGGCCGGGTGGGCGAGGGAGAGATACAGCGAGGCGAGCGTCGCGGTCATGCCGGCGCCGAGGTAGGTGCAGCCGACGTGGCGGTGCCATTCGAAGCCGCGGCGGGTCTGGCCGATGTAGAGGCCGAGCGGGGCGGTGACGAGCATGAGGGTGCCGGTGAGCGCGTGGAGCAGCACCCAGCCCCAGCGGTCGGGGAAGCGGGGCCGGGCCTCCCCCACCAGCACCGGCCAGACGACGGTGGCGAAGATGACGGCGGTGGAGAGGATGTAGAGGGTGAGCAGCAGCGCGCCGGTGCGGGGGAGGGGGGTGGTGGGGGCGGACGCGGGAGCGGTCATGGAGGGGGGAGGCTATCGTGGGGGCGGGGAAGGGGCAAGGTGGGGTTGACAGCGTGCGCCTGACCTGGTGCCAGGTTGCATGGCGCGGGCGTGGTGGCAGGGGGATGGTGCGACGCTGGCGGCGACGGAGGTTGCCGCGGTGGTGGGGGCGTTGGCGTTGAATTCGCCCTTTCCGGATGAACCGGCGCAGAAGGCGGCGTGGCGAGTGAGCGTCGAGCATCTTCGGTCTGTAGCGCGTGAATTGCCCGATGCCTGGGTGGCGCTGGAGTTTTCCATTCCACGCATGGGGCGGCGGGCGGATGCGGTGCTGGTGTGGCGGGGCATTGTCTTTGTGGTCGAGTATAAGGTGGGGGAGGTGGCGGCGACGCTGGCGGGGCGGGCGCAGGTGCATGGCTATGCGCTGGATCTGAAGAATTTTCATGAGACCAGCCAGGCGGTGCCGATCGTGCCGCTGCTGCTGCCGACGGCGTGCGCGCGGGCGCAGTTCGAGATGCCGATGCTGGCGCCGGATGGGGTTGCCGAGCCGGTGGTGTGCGCGCCGGGCGATATGGCCGGGGTGATGCAGGCGTTCGCCGATGCGGTGGCGGCGCCCGCGTTGGACGCGACGCGTTGGGCGGCGGGCCGCTATCGCCCGACACCGACGATCATCGAGGCGGCGCAGGCCTTGTTTGCCGGGCATCGGGTGGAGGAAATTTCGCGCAGCGAGGCGGGGGCGGAGAATCTGACGGTGACCGCGGACGCGGTGGACGCGGTGATTGCGCGGGCGCGGACGCAGCGGGAAAAGGCGATCATCTTCGTGACGGGGGTGCCGGGGGCGGGCAAGACGCTGGCGGGGCTGAATATTGCCTGCCGGCACCTGGATGGTCGGGCGGGGGAGGATGCGACCTATTTGTCGGGCAATGGCCCGCTGGTGGATGTGTTGCGGGAGGCGTTGCGGCGCGATCTGCGGGCGCAGCGGGCGGGCGCGCGGGTGGCTGGGCGGGATGGTTTTGTGGCGGCGCGGTCTCCGGACAAGTTCATTCAGAATGTGCATCATTTCCGTGACGATTATGCCGGCAATGGCGATGTGCCGAGCGATCATGTGGTGATTTTTGACGAGGCGCAGCGGGCCTGGGATCGCGACCAGACCAGTGCCTTCATGCGGCGCAAGCGCGGGCTGGTGGATTTCGACCAGTCGGAGCCGGCCTTTCTGTTGAGCGTGATGGATCGCCACCCCGACTGGTGCGTGGTGGTGGCGTTGATCGGCGATGGCCAGGAGATCAATACCGGCGAGGCCGGCGTGGCGGAATGGATGGCGGCGCTGGCGGGGCCGTTTCGCCATTGGCGGGTGCATGTGCCACCGCGGCTGTTGAGCGCGGGCCATGGCGTGTCCAAGGAATTGGCGTTTCAGGTGGGGCGGTTGGCGACGGGCACGGACCCGGCGTTGCATCTGGCCGTGTCGGTGCGGTCGTTTCGCAGCGAGCAGGTGGCGGCCTTTGTGGCGGCGATGCTGGGGGATGATGCGGCGGCGGCGCGGGAGGCCCGCCCCGACCCGGCGCGCTTTCCGATATGGCGGACACGTGATCTGGCCGTGGCGCGCGCGTGGGTGCGGGATCGACGCCGGGCCGGCGAGCGGGCAGGACTGCTGGCGCATTCAAAGGCGTTGCGGTTGAAGCCAGAGGGGGTGTTCGTGAAAGCGAAGGTCGATCCGCCGGTCTGGTTTCTGAACGAGGGTTGGGATGTGCGGGCGTCCGATGCGCTGGAGGATGCGGCGACGGAATTCGATGTGCAGGGGCTGGAGCTGGATTGGGCGGTGGTGGCGTGGGATGCAAATCTCACGCGCGTTGATGACCAATGGCTCCATCGGGAGTTTCGCGGTGCGCGTTGGACGCAGGTAGGGCAGGCGCATGCGCGGCAATTTCTGGTGAATGCCTATCGGGTGTTGTTGACGCGGGCGCGGCAGGGGATGGTGATTTTTGTGCCGCGGGGGGAGGAGCGGGATGTGACTCGGGCGCCGGCGGGGTATGACGCGATCGATGGCTGGTTGGCGGCCTGTGGGGTGGGGTTGGTGGGAGAGAGATTGTGAACCTGGTGACGGTGGCGATGCAGGGGCCGGTGGCGGTGGTGACGCTGAACCGGGCGGAGGCGATGAATGCGCTGTCGAAGGCGCTGCGCGCGGCGTTGGCGGCGGCGATGCGGCGGGTGGATGCCGACCCTGAAGTGCGGGCAGTGGTGCTGACGGGGGCGGGGACCCGGGCGTTCACCGCGGGGCTGGACCTGAAGGAGCTGGGCAGTGATGCCGCGGCGATGGACGATGCGACCGGGCAGGGGGCTGATGCCAATCCGGTGAAGGCCGTGGAGCAGTGCCGCAAGCCGGTGGTGGGGGCGATCAACGGCGTGGCGATCACCGGCGGGTTCGAGCTGGCGCTGGCGTGCGATGTGCTGATCGCCAGCGAGAATGCCCGGTTCGCGGACACCCATGCCCGGGTGGGGATCATGCCGGGGTGGGGGTTGTCCCAGAAACTCTCTCGGTTGATCGGGATTTACCGGGCGAAGGAGCTGAGCCTGACGGGAAATTTCCTGGACGCGGTGACGGCGGAACGGTGGGGGCTGGTGAACCGGGTGGTGGCGGCGGATGACCTGTTGCCGGCGGCGGTGGCCCTGGCGACCGACATGGCGGGCGTGGAGCCGGGGTTCAGCGCGGCGTACAAGCGGCTGATCGATGATGGCTTTGCAGTGGCGTTTGGGGAGGGGTTGCGGCTGGAAACGGCGCGGTCTTCGGCGGCGAATGCGGGCGTGGGGCCGGAGGAGGTTGCGCGGCGGCGGGAGGCGGTGCAGGCTCGGGGACGGACGCAGGGGTAGTTGATGCGTGTTTGACGTCCCCACCCCCGGCCCCTCCCCTGAAGGGGAGGGGAGTTGATGGAGATCTTATGTTGAAGCTGCTTTTGTCCTTGGGTGTGGTTCTGGCGGCGCCGGTGGGGGCGGAGACGGTGTTGGTGACGGCGGACCGGATGGTGGATGTGGTGGCGGGGCGCCTGGTGGAGCGGCCGGCGATCCTGGTGACCGACGGGCGCATCGTGCGGGTGGGCACACAGGGCAGCGTGGCGGCGCCGGCGGGGGCGAAGGTCATCGACCTCAAGGGCCTGACGCTGGTGCCGGGGTTCATCGACATGCATGTGCATCTGACCAGCGAGGCGACCATCGGCGGGTTGCAGGGGCTGCTCTATACCGACAATTTCTGGACGGTGATGGGGGTGGCGAACGCCAGGAAGATGCTGGAGGTGGGGTTCACCACCGTGCGCAACGTCGGCAGCGGCAATTTCGATGATGTGGCGATCAAGCAGGCGGTGGATGGCGGCTTTGTGCCGGGGCCGCGGATCGTGCCGGCGGGCTATGCGCTGGGGGCGACCGGCGGGCATTGCGACGAGACCTTCTTTCCGCCGAGCTTCAAGGCGGTGAGCCGCGGCGTGGCGGACGGCGAGGTGGCGCTGCGCGCCAAGGTGCGGGAAATCCGCAAATATGGCGCCGAGGTGATCAAGGTGTGCGCGACCGGTGGCGTGTTCAGCCGCAATACCGAGCCGGGGCAGCAGCAGCTGAGCGAAAGCGAGCTGCGGGCGATCGCCGAGGAGGCGCACATGTGGGGGCTGAGGGTGGCGGCGCATGCGCATGGCACCAGCGGCATCAAGGCCGCCATCCGCGCCGGGATCGACACCATCGAGCATGCCAGCCTGATCGACGATGAAGGCATCCGGCTGGCGAAGGAGAAGGGCACCTGGCTGTCGATGGACATCTACAACACCGACTATACCCAGGCGGAGGGGGCGAAGAACGGGGTGCTGGAGGATAATCTGCGCAAGGACCGCGAAGTGGCGGACGTGCAGCGCGAGGGCTTCAGGAAGGCGGTGAAGGCGGGCGTCGGGATGGTGCTGGGGAGCGATGCCGGGGTGATGCCGCATGCGCTGGCGGTGAAGCAGTTCGCGACCATGGTGCGGTTCGGGATGACGCCGATGCAGGCGATCCAGGCGGCGACGCTGAACGGCGGCAAGGCGCTGGGGCGGGAGAAGGATGTGGGGGCGATTGCGCCGGGGCGCTTTGCCGACATGGTGGCGGTGGCGGGTGATCCGACCGCCGACGTGACGCTGCTGGAGAGGGCGGCGGTGGTGCTGAAGGGCGGGGTGGTGGTGGCCGACCGGCGCTGAATCCCTGTTGACCGCAGAGGCTTCCCGGGATAAGGGCGCGCTTCGCTCGCGGGCTGGTCGTAGGTCTTCTCCTAAACACAGTGTCGCTTTGACATCGGGACGGTTTCCCCGGTTGGTTCCAAGGGCGGATGCACGGACAGGCTTTGGCTGCGCTGGCCCCATGGGGCTGGCAGGTCGAAGCCTTTGTGCATGGGATGAGGACGGGCGGTGGCCCACCCGCGCTGGTGCGGACAAACACGGAGATTGAAGTGCCGACGATTAACCAGTTGATCCGCAAGGGGCGCGAGCCGCAGAAGGCGCGCAACAAGGTGCCCGCGATGCAGGCCTGCCCGCAGAAGCGTGGCGTGTGCACGCGCGTTTACACGACCACGCCGAAGAAGCCGAACTCGGCTTTGCGGAAGGTGGCGAAGGTTCGCCTGACCAACGGGTTCGAGGTGATCGGTTACATCCCCGGCGAGGGCCACAACCTGCAGGAGCACTCGGTGGTGCTGATTCGCGGCGGCCGGGTGAAGGATTTGCCCGGTGTGCGCTATCACGTGCTGCGCGGGGTTCTGGACACGCAGGGCGTGAAGAACCGCAAGCAATCGCGTTCCAAATATGGCGCCAAGCGGCCCAAGTAAGAGGTATCTGATATGTCCCGTCGTCGTCGCCCCGAGAAGCGCGAAATCCTGCCGGACCCCCGTTTCGGGGATGTCACCCTGTCGAAGTTCATGAACCTTGTGATGTACGAGGGGAAGAAGTCGGTCGCCGAATCCATCGTCTATGAGGCGCTGGACACCATCGAGACGCGCGCCAAGCGCGAGCCGGTGGGCGTGTTCCACGACGCGCTGGCGAATGTTCGCCCGCTGGTGGAGGTGCGCAGCCGCCGGGTGGGTGGTGCCACCTATCAGGTGCCGGTGGAAGTGCGGCCCGAGCGGGCGCAGGCGCTGGCCATCCGCTGGCTGATCGCGTCGGCGCGCAAGCGGGCCGAGAAGACGATGGCGGCGCGGCTGTCGGCCGAGCTGATGGAAGCGTCGAACAACCGGGGCTCCGCGGTGAAGAAGCGGGAAGACACGCACAAGATGGCGGAAGCCAACCGTGCCTTCAGCCATTACCGCTGGTAGTCCTTGAATTTCATCTGAGAGATTGATCCCATGCCCCGCAGCAATCCGCTCGAGCGTTATCGCAATATCGGCATCATGGCGCACATCGACGCCGGCAAGACGACGACGACCGAGCGTATCCTGTATTATACCGGCAAGTCCTACAAGATCGGCGAAGTGCATGAAGGCACGGCGACGATGGACTGGATGGAGCAGGAGCAGGAGCGCGGGATCACGATCACCAGCGCGGCGACGACCTGCTTCTGGAACGATCACCGGATCAACATCATCGACACGCCCGGACACGTGGACTTCACCATCGAGGTGGAGCGGTCCTTGCGCGTGCTGGATGGCGCGGTCGCCTGTTTCGATGGCGTGGCCGGCGTGGAGCCGCAATCCGAGACGGTGTGGCGCCAGGCGGACAAGTATAAAGTGCCGCGCATGTGCTTCGTGAACAAGCTCGACCGCACCGGCGCGAATTTCGACCGCTGCGTGCAGATGATCAAGGACCGGCTGGGCGCGCGCCCGGCGGTGCTGTACCTGCCGATCGGGCTGGAGGGCGATTTCGTCGGCCTGGTGGACCTGGTGGAGAACCGGGCGATCGTGTGGCTGGAAGAGAGCCTGGGCGCGAAGTTCGAGTACAAGGACATTCCCGACAATCTGAAGGCGGCGGCGGCGGCCGCGCGTTCGGAGCTGATCGAGATGGCGGTGGAGCAGGACGACGCCGTCATGGAAGCCTATCTGGAAGGCAGCGAGCCCGACGTGGCGACGCTGAAGGCGCTGATCCGCAAGGGCACGCTGGCGTTTGCCTTCGTGCCGGTGCTGTGCGGCTCGGCGTTCAAGAACAAGGGTGTGCAGCCGCTGCTGGATGCGGTGGTGGATTATCTGCCCAGCCCGCTCGACATTCCGCCGGTGCAGGGCATCGACCCGAAGGGCAATGAGGACACGCGCAAGGCCGACGACAGCGAGCCGTTCAGCGCGCTGGCGTTCAAGATCATGACCGACCCGTTCGTGGGCACGCTGACCTTCGCGCGCATCTATTCCGGCAAGCTGGAAGCGGCCTCGACCGTGCTGAACAGCGTGAAGGACAAGCGCGAGAAGATCGGCCGCATGCTGTTGATGCATGCCAACAACCGCGAGGACATCAAGGAGGCCTTCGCTGGCGACATCGTCGCGCTGGTGGGGCTGAAGGATGTGACCACGGGCGACACGCTGTGCGCGCCGCTGAAGCCGATCATCCTGGAGCGGATGGAGTTTCCGGACCCGGTCATCGAGGTGGCGGTGGAGCCGAAGACCAAGGCCGACCAGGAGAAGATGGGCATCGCGCTCAACCGGCTGGCGCAGGAGGATCCGTCGTTCCGGGTCACCAGCGACATCGAGAGCGGCCAGACCATCATCAAGGGCATGGGCGAGCTTCACCTGGAAATCCTGGTGGACCGCATGAAGCGCGAGTTCAAGGTGGAGGCCAATGTCGGCGCGCCGCAGGTGGCGTATCGCGAGAGCCTGGCGCGCAAGGTGGACGTGGATTACACGCACAAGAAGCAGTCGGGCGGCTCGGGCCAGTTCGGGCGCATCAAGTTCACCGTCGAGCCGGGCGAGCGCGGCAGCGGCGTGGTGTTCGTGGACGAGGTGAAGGGCGGCAACATCCCGCGCGAATATATCCCGTCCGTTGAGAAGGGCATCCGCGAGGTGGCGGAATCGGGTTCGCTGATCGGCTTCCCGATCATCGACTTCAAGGCGACGCTGTATGACGGTGCCTATCACGACGTCGATTCGAGCGCGCTGGCGTTCGAGATCACCGGGCGTGGTGGCATGCGGGAAGCGGCGACGAAGGCCGGCATCAAGCTGCTGGAGCCGATGATGAAGGTCGAGGTGGTGACGCCGGAGGACTTCATGGGCGACTGCATCGGTGACCTGAACAGCCGTCGGGGCCAGATCCAGGGCACCGACAGCCGCGGCAACGCACAGGTGATCGAGGCGATGGTGCCGCTGGCGAACATGTTCGGTTATGTGAACCAGCTGCGTTCGATGACGCAGGGCCGGGCGCAATATACCATGCAGTTCAGCCACTATGACGAGGTGCCGGCCAATGTGGCCGAGGAAGTGAAAGCCAAGATGGCCTGAGGGCCGTGTTGAACCCTTAACAACAGCGCAAGAAGCACGAGGAAAGAGCAATGGCGAAGGCGAAGTTTGAGCGGAACAAGCCGCACTGCAACATCGGCACCATCGGTCACGTCGACCATGGCAAGACGTCTCTGACGGCGGCGATCACGAAGGTGCTGGCGGAAACCGGCGGCGCGACCTTCACCGCCTATGACCAGATCGACAAGGCGCCGGAAGAGCGCGAGCGCGGCATCACCATCTCGACCGCGCACGTCGAGTATGAGACGCAGAACCGCCACTATGCCCACGTCGACTGCCCGGGCCACGCCGACTATGTGAAGAACATGATCACCGGCGCGGCGCAGATGGACGGCGCGATCCTGGTGGTGAGCGCGACCGACGGGCCGATGCCGCAGACGAAGGAGCACATCCTGCTGGCGAAGCAGGTCGGCGTGCCGGCGATGGTCGTGTTCATGAACAAGGTCGACCAGGTCGATGACGAGGAAATCCTGGAGCTGGTCGAGCTGGAAATCCGCGAGGAACTGAGCAAGCGCGATTTCGACGGCGACAATATTCCGATCATCAAGGGTTCAGCGTTGATGGCGCTGGAAGGCAAGCGCGACGACATCGGTCGGGAAGCGGTGCTGAAGCTGATGGCGGCGGTTGACGAATATATCCCGCAGCCGGAGCGTCCGCTGGACCGCCCGTTCCTGATGCCGATCGAAGACGTGTTCTCGATCTCGGGCCGTGGCACCGTGGTGACCGGCCGCGTCGAGACCGGCATCGTCAAGGTGGGCGAGGAAGTCGAGATCGTCGGCATCAAGGATACGGTGAAGACCGTGTGCACGGGCGTGGAAATGTTCCGCAAGCTGCTCGACCAGGGCCAGGCCGGCGACAACATCGGCGCGCTGCTGCGCGGGACGAAGCGTGAGGACGTGGAGCGCGGCCAGGTGCTGTGCAAGCCGGGTTCGATCAAGCCGCACACCGAGTTCGACGCGGAAGTCTATGTGCTGTCGAAGGACGAAGGCGGCCGTCACACGCCGTTCTTCGCCAACTATCGCCCGCAATTCTATTTCCGGACGACCGACGTGACCGGCGAGTGCAAGCTGCCCGAGGGCACCGAGATGGTGATGCCGGGCGACAATGTGAAGCTGGGCGTGAAGCTGATCGCCCCGATCGCCATGGACCAGGGCCTGCGCTTCGCCATCCGCGAAGGTGGGCGCACGGTTGGCGCAGGGGTTGTCGCCAGCATCACGAAGTAGTAAGGGGCCTCTCCCGCCTGGCAGGTTGATTCGTCATCCTGCCGGGCGGGTCGCTTTTTGGGGATATGCCCGAACGAGCGGGTGGGTCGACAGTTAGAGAAGAAACGATGGAAACGCAGAATATCCGCATCCGGCTGAAAGCCTTCGACCATCGCGTGCTGGACACGGCGACCGGCGAGATCGCCGATACCGCCAAGCGCACCGGCGCCGATGTGCGGGGGCCGATTCCGCTGCCGACGCGGACGGAGAAGTTCACGGTCAACCGCAGCCCGCATGTGGACAAGAAGAGCCGTGAGCAGTTCGAGGTGCGCACCTACAAGCGCCTGCTGGATATCGTTAAGCCGACGCCGCAGACCGTGGACGCGCTGATGAAGCTGGACCTGGCCGCGGGTGTCGACGTGGAAATCAAGCTGCAGGGGTAACCCCGCGGTTTTCGCAAGCCCCCCGGGCATGGGGTTCAGGGGGCCTCTGAAGGACAAGCCGGTTCGCTTCGGCGGATTGGCCTCTGGAAGGAAAAGTGGATGAGAACGGGCGTAATCGCCAAGAAGATGGGCATGACCCGTCTGTTCCGGGACGATGGGGTGCATGTGCCCGTCACCGTCCTGGCCTTGGAAAACTGCCAGGTGGTGGCGCAGAAGACAGCGGAGCGTGACGGCTATGTCGCGTTGCAGCTGGGTGCGGGCACGGCCAAGGCGAAGAATCTGACGAAGCCGGAGCGCGGCCATTTCGGCAAGGCCGAGGTGGAGCCGAAGGCCAAGCTGGTCGAGTTCCGCGTCGACGAGGATGCGCTGGTCGAGGTGGGCGCAACCATTGCTGCCGACCATTTCGTGACCGGGCAACTGGTGGACGTGACCGGCGTGACGCAGGGCAAGGGCTTTGCCGGCGCGATGAAGCGCTGGGGTTTCGGCGGTCTGCGCGCGACGCACGGGGTTTCGGTGTCGCACCGTTCGCATGGTTCGACCGGGCAGCGGCAGGATCCGGGCAAGGTCTTTAAGAACAAGAAGATGGCCGGTCACATGGGTGACAAGCAACGGACGCAGCAGAATCTGGAAGTGGTGTCCACGGATGTCGAACGCGGCCTGATCTTCGTGCGCGGGTCGGTGCCGGGGTCGGCCGGTGGCTGGCTGTTCGTGCGCGACGCTGTGAAGGTGGCGCGCCATGCGGAGGCGCCGTTCCCGGCGTCCGTGAAATCGGCCGCCAATGATGTGGCGCCGGTGGCGGATGTTGCTCCTGAGGCTGTGGCTGAGGAGTCGGCACAATGAAGATGGTCGTGAAAACGCTCGGCGCGGCGGATGCCGGCGAGATCGAGCTGAATGCGGATGTGTTCGGGCAGCCGGCGCGGGCGGACATCCTGCACCGGGTGGTGACCTGGCAGCTGGAAAAGCGCCGGGGCACGGCGCGCGGCGCGCAGGAGCGGTCCGACGTGAGCCGCACCGGCAAGAAGTTCGGCAAGCAGAAGGGTGGCGGGACCGCCCGTCACGGCAACCGGGCGGCGCCGCAGTTCATCGGCGGCGGCAAGGCGCACGGGCCGCGGGTGCGGGATTTCAACCCGAGCCTGAACAAGAAGGTTCGCGCGCTGGGCCTGAAGATCGCGCTGTCGGTGAAGGCCGCCGAGGGCAAGCTGATCGTGGTGGACAATCTGGCGCTGGATGCCGCCAAGACCAAGGGGCTGCTGGGCACGCTTCAGGGTCTGGGCATCAGCAGCGGGCTGTTCATCGACGGAACGGCGGTGGATGTGAACTTCGCGCTGGCCAGCCGCAACATCCACAAGGTGGACGTGCTGCCGGCGATCGGCGCCAATGTGTATGACATCCTGAATCATGACCATCTGGTGCTGACGCGCGCCGCGGTCGAGCAGCTGGAGGCGCGTTTCAATGGCTAAGGAAAGCGCACAACCGATCGACCTCAAGCATTATGATGTCGTTCGCAAGCCGGTGATCACCGAGAAGAGCACGCTGGTGTCCGAGCACAACCAGGTGGTGTTCAAGGTGGCGCTGGGGGCCAGCAAGCCCGAGATCAAGGCGGCCGTCGAGGCGCTGTTCTCGGTGAAGGTGCTGGCGGTGAACACGCTGGTGCAGAAGGGCAAGACGAAGAAGTGGAAGGGCAAGCCCTATTTCCGCTCCGACGAGAAGAAAGCCGTCGTGACGCTGGCCGAAGGCCAGTCGATCGACGTGACCACGGGGATCTGACGCCATGGCGCTGAAGCAATATAACCCGACCAGCCCGTCGCGGCGGGGCCTGGTGCTGGTGGACAAGTCCAGCCTGCACAAGGGCAAGCCGGTGAAGGCGCTGACCGAAGGTCTGAAGAAGACCGGGGGCCGCAACAACATGGGCCATGCGACTGCGCGTGGCATCGGCGGCGGGCACAAGCGCAGCTATCGCATCGTCGATTTCAAGCGTCGCACCTGGGACGTGGAAGCGACGGTCGAGCGGCTGGAATATGACCCGAACCGTTCGGCGTTCATCGCGCTGGTGAATTATCCCGATGGGGCGCAGGCCTATATCATCGCGCCGCAGCGGCTGGCGCCGGGCGACAAGATCGTCGCCGGCAAGAAGGTCGATGTGAAGCCGGGCAATGCCATGGAAATCGGCCAGATGCCGGTGGGCACGATCGTGCACAATGTCGAGCTGAAGCCCGGCAAGGGTGGTCAGCTGGCGCGCGCCGCGGGCACGTTCGTGCAGGTGGTCGGGCGTGACCGTGGCATGGTGGTGATCCGGCTGAACAGCGGCGAGCAGCGTTATGTGCGCGGCGACTGCATGGCGACGGTGGGCGCGGTGTCGAACCCCGACAACAGCAACCAGAACCTGGCGAAGGCCGGCCGCAACCGCTGGCTGGGCTATCGTCCGCTGACGCGCGGTGTCGCGAAGAACCCGGTCGACCACCCGCATGGTGGTGGTGAAGGCCGCACCAGCGGTGGTCGCCATCCGGTGACGCCGTGGGGCAAGCCGACCAAGGGCGCCAAGACCCGCAGCAACAAGTCGACCGACAGCATGATCATCCGTTCGCGTCACGCGAAGAAGAAGAGGTAGGCGCGATGGCACGTTCAACCTGGAAGGGTCCGTTCGTGGACCTTCATCTCATCAAGAAGGCGCAGGCCGGCGCGCGGGGTCCCATCAAGACCTGGTCGCGGCGCTCGACCATCCTGCCCGACTTCGTGGGGCTGACCTTCAATGTCTATAACGGCAAGAAGTTCATTCCCGTGTCGGTGACCGAGGAAATGGTCGGCATGAAGCTGGGCGAGTTCGCGCCGACGCGCAACTTCCCCGG carries:
- a CDS encoding enoyl-CoA hydratase, which codes for MQGPVAVVTLNRAEAMNALSKALRAALAAAMRRVDADPEVRAVVLTGAGTRAFTAGLDLKELGSDAAAMDDATGQGADANPVKAVEQCRKPVVGAINGVAITGGFELALACDVLIASENARFADTHARVGIMPGWGLSQKLSRLIGIYRAKELSLTGNFLDAVTAERWGLVNRVVAADDLLPAAVALATDMAGVEPGFSAAYKRLIDDGFAVAFGEGLRLETARSSAANAGVGPEEVARRREAVQARGRTQG
- a CDS encoding DUF423 domain-containing protein; its protein translation is MTRLIPALAAFNAMLALTVGTFAAHGIPPGQARDWIMTGVLFQLPHVAAVFALLGWRSDRATHYGALGLALGSLIFAADLYALALGAPRWIAALAPIGGTTMMFAWFWIAILALAGDRFRLP
- a CDS encoding Xaa-Pro dipeptidase, yielding MLKLLLSLGVVLAAPVGAETVLVTADRMVDVVAGRLVERPAILVTDGRIVRVGTQGSVAAPAGAKVIDLKGLTLVPGFIDMHVHLTSEATIGGLQGLLYTDNFWTVMGVANARKMLEVGFTTVRNVGSGNFDDVAIKQAVDGGFVPGPRIVPAGYALGATGGHCDETFFPPSFKAVSRGVADGEVALRAKVREIRKYGAEVIKVCATGGVFSRNTEPGQQQLSESELRAIAEEAHMWGLRVAAHAHGTSGIKAAIRAGIDTIEHASLIDDEGIRLAKEKGTWLSMDIYNTDYTQAEGAKNGVLEDNLRKDREVADVQREGFRKAVKAGVGMVLGSDAGVMPHALAVKQFATMVRFGMTPMQAIQAATLNGGKALGREKDVGAIAPGRFADMVAVAGDPTADVTLLERAAVVLKGGVVVADRR
- the rpsL gene encoding 30S ribosomal protein S12, translating into MPTINQLIRKGREPQKARNKVPAMQACPQKRGVCTRVYTTTPKKPNSALRKVAKVRLTNGFEVIGYIPGEGHNLQEHSVVLIRGGRVKDLPGVRYHVLRGVLDTQGVKNRKQSRSKYGAKRPK
- a CDS encoding DUF2075 domain-containing protein encodes the protein MARAWWQGDGATLAATEVAAVVGALALNSPFPDEPAQKAAWRVSVEHLRSVARELPDAWVALEFSIPRMGRRADAVLVWRGIVFVVEYKVGEVAATLAGRAQVHGYALDLKNFHETSQAVPIVPLLLPTACARAQFEMPMLAPDGVAEPVVCAPGDMAGVMQAFADAVAAPALDATRWAAGRYRPTPTIIEAAQALFAGHRVEEISRSEAGAENLTVTADAVDAVIARARTQREKAIIFVTGVPGAGKTLAGLNIACRHLDGRAGEDATYLSGNGPLVDVLREALRRDLRAQRAGARVAGRDGFVAARSPDKFIQNVHHFRDDYAGNGDVPSDHVVIFDEAQRAWDRDQTSAFMRRKRGLVDFDQSEPAFLLSVMDRHPDWCVVVALIGDGQEINTGEAGVAEWMAALAGPFRHWRVHVPPRLLSAGHGVSKELAFQVGRLATGTDPALHLAVSVRSFRSEQVAAFVAAMLGDDAAAAREARPDPARFPIWRTRDLAVARAWVRDRRRAGERAGLLAHSKALRLKPEGVFVKAKVDPPVWFLNEGWDVRASDALEDAATEFDVQGLELDWAVVAWDANLTRVDDQWLHREFRGARWTQVGQAHARQFLVNAYRVLLTRARQGMVIFVPRGEERDVTRAPAGYDAIDGWLAACGVGLVGERL
- a CDS encoding DUF2306 domain-containing protein; translated protein: MTAPASAPTTPLPRTGALLLTLYILSTAVIFATVVWPVLVGEARPRFPDRWGWVLLHALTGTLMLVTAPLGLYIGQTRRGFEWHRHVGCTYLGAGMTATLASLYLSLAHPAANGIALATGTLSVVWILVAGIAWRRATRHRIASHRRWMIRSAVLTWTFVFCRLAQQTPLLVPFGDQAIAVGIWLYWIGPLLLTELALRLHARSAA
- the rpsG gene encoding 30S ribosomal protein S7 → MSRRRRPEKREILPDPRFGDVTLSKFMNLVMYEGKKSVAESIVYEALDTIETRAKREPVGVFHDALANVRPLVEVRSRRVGGATYQVPVEVRPERAQALAIRWLIASARKRAEKTMAARLSAELMEASNNRGSAVKKREDTHKMAEANRAFSHYRW